One Thermococcus kodakarensis KOD1 genomic window carries:
- a CDS encoding potassium channel family protein, with protein sequence MIPITVIRRLVKIRYRVRRSKLLQIGAAVIVLSLVFAGLFAYFEGLDFFTAFYWAVITMATIGYGDITPQTEAGRIVAMVAAVAGISTFTALVSLLAEFLISSSLRRMMGMHRVGYSGHYVVIGQGSSVASFVDEILSAMGRGEVPHRPVVVVFPNEEERRKVELPEEVEVLIGDPINKETLERARVESASHVVLALDDDSKSVFVTLRVKSISGAKVFVEALSADSIDLLKQAGADRVILSRGLAGRLLASAVIEPEVVDVIDDITSSLGGYDITVVELPEVWGVKYSEALELVQRKYNLYVMGYYTNRPVLVPRLDSPVPEGSKLIVLREVGDNGI encoded by the coding sequence ATGATACCGATAACTGTAATCCGCAGGCTTGTTAAGATTAGATATCGGGTGAGGCGGAGCAAGCTCCTACAGATAGGTGCTGCTGTGATAGTTCTCTCCTTAGTCTTTGCCGGACTGTTTGCGTACTTTGAAGGGCTGGACTTCTTCACTGCCTTCTACTGGGCCGTAATAACCATGGCGACGATAGGTTACGGTGATATAACCCCTCAGACGGAGGCGGGAAGAATAGTTGCTATGGTTGCGGCGGTCGCGGGCATCTCTACTTTTACGGCCCTCGTTTCCCTTCTGGCTGAATTCCTAATTTCTTCCTCACTTAGGAGGATGATGGGCATGCACCGTGTTGGGTACTCGGGACATTACGTTGTAATCGGGCAGGGTAGTAGCGTGGCCAGCTTTGTGGACGAGATACTCTCTGCGATGGGCCGAGGAGAGGTTCCCCACAGGCCAGTTGTTGTGGTATTCCCTAACGAAGAAGAGCGCAGGAAGGTTGAGCTTCCAGAGGAAGTCGAGGTTCTTATAGGTGACCCCATCAATAAGGAGACACTCGAAAGGGCCCGGGTCGAGAGTGCTTCCCATGTTGTTCTGGCTCTCGACGATGACTCGAAGTCGGTCTTCGTGACCCTCCGTGTCAAGAGCATTTCCGGTGCAAAGGTGTTCGTGGAAGCCCTGAGCGCGGACAGCATAGACCTGTTGAAACAGGCTGGGGCCGACAGGGTTATCCTCAGCAGAGGTCTAGCGGGTAGGCTGCTCGCCAGCGCCGTCATCGAGCCTGAAGTTGTGGACGTCATTGACGACATAACAAGCTCCCTTGGAGGGTACGACATCACCGTGGTTGAACTCCCAGAAGTCTGGGGTGTGAAGTACTCGGAAGCGCTTGAGCTGGTTCAGAGGAAGTATAATTTGTACGTGATGGGTTACTACACCAACCGCCCAGTGCTCGTTCCAAGGCTTGACTCCCCGGTTCCAGAGGGTTCAAAGCTCATAGTCCTTCGGGAGGTTGGGGATAACGGCATTTAA
- a CDS encoding ORC1-type DNA replication protein, translated as MDDDYLSSIFEKYLHARKIFKNKEVLRHSYTPKELPHRHKQIDDLAHILVPVLRGETPSNVFVYGKTGTGKTVTVKFVTEELKKISQKYNIPVEVIYINCEIIDTHYRVLARIVNHFKEESGIEVPLVGWPTDEVYAKLKEVIDAKERFVIIVLDEIDKLIKKSGDDILYSLTRINSELSKAKVSIIGISNDLKFKEYLDARVLSSLSEEEVVFPPYDANQLRDILMQRAKEAFYEGVLDDAVVPLCAALAAREHGDARRALDLLRVAGEIAEREGASKVTERHVWKAQEKIEQDTMEEVIKTLPLHSKVLLYAIVMLDENGELPANTGEVYSIYKMLCDSLDVEPLTQRRVSDLINELDMLGIINAKVVSKGRYGRTKEIRLNVTPYMVKNIYRHDEQVRPLLTLSLSRQRRLF; from the coding sequence ATGGACGATGACTACCTCAGTTCAATATTCGAGAAGTACCTCCATGCCAGGAAGATATTCAAGAACAAAGAAGTGCTTAGGCACAGCTATACCCCAAAGGAGCTTCCACACAGGCACAAGCAGATAGACGACCTTGCCCACATTCTTGTTCCAGTTCTCCGCGGTGAAACTCCGTCTAATGTTTTTGTGTATGGGAAAACTGGAACTGGAAAGACCGTAACCGTCAAGTTCGTTACTGAGGAACTGAAGAAGATCTCCCAGAAGTACAATATTCCTGTTGAGGTTATCTATATCAACTGTGAAATAATTGATACTCACTACCGCGTTCTCGCAAGGATTGTAAACCACTTCAAAGAGGAGAGCGGGATCGAGGTTCCCCTCGTCGGCTGGCCCACCGATGAGGTCTATGCAAAGCTCAAGGAAGTCATTGATGCCAAGGAGCGCTTCGTTATAATAGTCCTCGACGAGATAGACAAGCTCATCAAGAAGAGTGGAGACGACATCCTGTATTCTCTGACGAGGATCAACAGCGAGCTTAGCAAGGCAAAGGTAAGCATCATTGGGATTTCCAACGACCTCAAGTTCAAAGAGTACCTGGATGCGCGCGTTCTCTCCAGCCTGAGCGAAGAGGAGGTCGTTTTCCCGCCATACGACGCGAACCAGCTCAGGGACATCCTCATGCAGCGTGCCAAGGAGGCTTTTTATGAGGGTGTGCTGGACGATGCGGTTGTGCCGCTGTGTGCCGCCCTCGCAGCCAGGGAGCACGGAGACGCGAGGAGAGCCCTCGACCTTCTGAGGGTTGCGGGTGAAATAGCGGAGCGCGAGGGGGCGAGCAAAGTTACAGAGAGGCACGTCTGGAAAGCCCAGGAGAAGATTGAACAGGACACAATGGAAGAGGTTATAAAAACCCTTCCTCTCCACTCAAAGGTTCTCCTCTACGCGATAGTCATGCTCGATGAAAACGGCGAGCTCCCTGCCAACACCGGTGAGGTTTACTCAATTTACAAGATGCTCTGCGACAGCCTCGACGTTGAGCCCCTCACCCAGAGGCGCGTGAGTGATCTGATCAACGAACTTGACATGCTCGGCATTATCAACGCCAAGGTCGTCAGTAAGGGCCGTTATGGGAGAACAAAGGAGATAAGGCTCAACGTGACTCCGTATATGGTGAAGAACATATACCGCCACGATGAGCAGGTTCGCCCGCTCCTCACCCTGAGCCTCTCTCGCCAGAGGAGGTTGTTCTGA
- a CDS encoding DNA-directed DNA polymerase II small subunit, with protein sequence MLVEDLLKNNYLITPSAYYLLSDHYKKAFTLAELIKFAKNRGTFVVDSNLAREFLAEKGIISSGNGALDGSVLSGISVSESPVKPNGEAVLESESDESGAIESSLQEGVEDGVESIAEPSAASVEDVVVAGESSLASEGSSLEDEINTEPELSSSMDDGAEVVQSSEGDETSISTGNALGSVDYGGSDSESEALEEASSGGESFISTGTPEDEALLEESPEGEFPDENGFSDESLPVENGSENGYGDSEEYYENGDNGVKPKIVYGDYGVPIAYVADETPEEEKAYSTYSDLVIAPKEGFHYRAKEIPDEWELAFDVKNVKFEVPKVKNAQSKEGEVIIQAYSSYFKSRLKKMRRIFRENPEIGTIVDIAKLSYVREDDVTIIGLVNEKRETRKGYLFEIEDATGRIKVFIGSDKEGANEAYSTIMPDSVVAFRGTPGKGIFFANRVFLPDVPKFKRSKPPLEEKVYAILLSDIHVGSNKFCEEAFIKFLEWLNGEVNSRTEEELVSRIKYIIIGGDVVDGVGIYPGQYNELAIPDIFDQYEALANLLKQVPDHITMFIGPGNHDAARTALPQPGFYEEYAKPLYKLKNAVIISNPAVIRLHGRDFLVAHGRGIEDVVDFVPNRSHHRPAEAMVELLKLRHIAPTFGNKVPIAPDPEDTLVIESVPDLFQAGHVHVMQYKTYNGVFVINTGTWQAQTEFQKMVNIIPTPARVPIIDVETARLRAVVRFDQFCEGV encoded by the coding sequence ATGCTGGTGGAGGACCTCCTTAAGAACAACTACCTTATCACGCCGTCCGCGTATTATCTGCTCTCGGACCACTACAAGAAGGCCTTTACCCTGGCCGAGCTGATAAAGTTCGCCAAAAACCGGGGGACGTTCGTTGTAGACTCCAACCTTGCCAGAGAGTTCCTGGCGGAAAAGGGCATAATTTCCAGTGGAAATGGTGCCCTTGACGGTTCAGTACTCTCTGGGATCAGCGTTTCTGAATCTCCTGTGAAACCTAACGGGGAGGCAGTTCTGGAATCTGAATCTGATGAATCTGGGGCCATTGAATCTTCTCTCCAGGAAGGAGTTGAGGATGGGGTCGAATCTATAGCTGAGCCAAGTGCGGCGTCTGTTGAAGATGTTGTCGTCGCTGGGGAAAGTTCTCTAGCATCTGAAGGCTCTTCACTGGAGGATGAAATCAACACTGAACCAGAGTTATCATCCTCTATGGATGATGGTGCTGAAGTTGTTCAGTCTTCTGAGGGGGATGAGACCTCTATTTCCACTGGAAATGCCTTGGGATCTGTGGACTATGGTGGCTCTGATTCTGAATCAGAAGCTTTAGAAGAGGCCTCCTCTGGGGGGGAGAGTTTCATTTCCACTGGAACTCCTGAAGATGAGGCCCTCCTAGAAGAGTCCCCTGAAGGAGAATTTCCCGATGAAAACGGCTTCTCTGATGAGTCCCTTCCAGTGGAAAACGGGAGTGAGAATGGGTATGGGGACTCTGAAGAGTACTACGAGAACGGCGACAACGGTGTCAAGCCGAAGATAGTCTACGGTGACTACGGTGTCCCAATAGCCTACGTTGCAGATGAAACTCCGGAGGAAGAGAAAGCCTATTCGACGTATTCCGACCTAGTGATAGCCCCAAAGGAGGGCTTCCACTACAGGGCAAAGGAGATTCCCGACGAGTGGGAGCTGGCCTTTGACGTCAAGAACGTGAAGTTCGAGGTTCCCAAGGTCAAGAACGCCCAGAGCAAGGAGGGTGAGGTCATAATCCAGGCATATTCCAGCTACTTCAAGTCCAGGCTTAAGAAGATGCGGAGGATCTTCCGCGAGAACCCTGAAATCGGCACGATAGTGGATATCGCCAAGCTGAGCTACGTCCGAGAAGATGATGTCACGATAATCGGGCTCGTCAATGAAAAGCGCGAGACAAGAAAGGGCTACCTCTTTGAGATCGAGGACGCCACGGGAAGGATCAAGGTCTTCATAGGCTCGGACAAGGAGGGTGCAAATGAAGCCTACAGCACGATAATGCCCGATTCTGTTGTTGCTTTCAGGGGCACCCCCGGGAAGGGAATATTCTTCGCAAACAGGGTGTTCCTCCCGGACGTTCCGAAGTTCAAGAGGTCAAAACCACCGCTTGAGGAGAAGGTCTACGCCATCCTGCTCAGCGACATCCACGTCGGTAGCAACAAGTTCTGCGAGGAAGCTTTTATCAAGTTCCTTGAGTGGCTCAACGGCGAGGTTAACAGCAGAACCGAGGAAGAGCTGGTGAGCAGAATCAAGTACATCATTATTGGCGGCGACGTCGTTGACGGCGTCGGCATCTATCCGGGCCAGTATAACGAGCTGGCGATTCCAGATATCTTCGACCAGTATGAGGCCCTTGCAAACCTGCTGAAACAGGTTCCGGACCACATAACGATGTTCATCGGGCCTGGAAACCACGACGCGGCCAGAACGGCCCTTCCGCAGCCGGGCTTCTACGAAGAGTATGCAAAGCCGCTCTACAAGCTCAAGAACGCTGTGATAATCAGCAATCCTGCCGTAATACGGCTTCACGGCAGGGACTTCCTCGTAGCCCACGGCAGGGGAATAGAGGACGTCGTTGATTTTGTCCCCAACAGGAGCCACCACAGGCCCGCTGAGGCAATGGTAGAGCTTCTTAAGCTCAGACACATAGCTCCGACCTTCGGGAACAAGGTTCCGATAGCTCCCGACCCCGAGGATACGCTCGTCATCGAGAGCGTTCCAGACCTATTCCAGGCAGGCCACGTCCACGTCATGCAGTACAAGACGTACAACGGCGTCTTCGTCATAAACACCGGTACGTGGCAGGCGCAGACTGAATTCCAGAAGATGGTGAACATAATCCCGACTCCGGCGAGGGTTCCGATAATCGACGTTGAAACCGCCCGCCTGAGGGCTGTGGTTAGGTTTGACCAGTTTTGCGAGGGGGTTTGA
- a CDS encoding DNA-directed DNA polymerase II large subunit: MSEEIYSPEMKAYFESLQREIDRAYAIARKARAQGKDPSFDVEVPQATDMAGRVESLVGPPGVAERIRELVKEYGKEIAALKVVDEIIEGKFGDLGSKEKYAEQAVRTALAILTEGIVSAPLEGIADVKIKRNEWADGSEYLALYYAGPIRSSGGTAQALSVLVGDYVRRKLGLDRFKPSDEHIERMVEEVDLYHRAVTRLQYHPEADEVRLAMRNIPIEITGEETDKVEVSHRNVPGVETNHLRGGAILVLAEGVLQKAKKLVKYIDKMGIEGWDWIKEFVEAKEKGKSSEENKDESKAEDTGTESVAEKKENVEKGFYYELYEKFRANIAPNKKYTKEIIGGRPLFAEPSTNGGFRLRYGRSRVSGFATWSVNPATMLILDEFIAIGTQMKTERPGKGCIVTPATTVEGPIVRLKNGSVVRVDDYETALKVRNEVDEILYVGDALVNFGDFVENNQTLLPANYVEEWWVQELVQAIKDLYEVELQPFAENDREAVEEAAEYLEVDPDFLWNLLKDPLRVKPDVETAIHLSTVLDIPFHPYYTLYWNTLQPEEVEELQKALLGAQIEWAEFRKNRFAKKVVLENDKNIKRYLELLGLPHRLERVEKKRKVIVVEYPWSAALLTPLGNLEWEFKAKPFYTVIDIINENNRIKLRDRGISWIGARMGRPEKAKERKMKPPVQVLFPIGLAGGQSRDIKKAAEEGKTARVEIAFFKCPKCGHVGPEHLCPVCGTRKELLWHCPKCGADYPESDAKDFNYRCPKCDVELKPYAEREIKPADLLRQAMDNVKVYGIDRLKGVKGMTSGYKMAEPLEKGLLRVKNDVYVFKDGTIRFDATDAPITHFKPKEIGTSVEKLRELGYTHDFEGKPLERDDQILELKVQDVILPYEAGRYLLKVARFIDDLLEKFYGLPRFYNAEKMEDLVGHLVIGLAPHTSAGIIGRIIGFSDVLVGYAHPYYHAAKRRNCFPGDTRILVQINGLPQRITLRELYDLFEDERYENMAYVRKKPKADVKVYSFDPESGKVVLTDIEDVIKAPSTDHLIRFELELGRSFETTVDHPVLVYENGKFVEKRAFEVREGDRILVPNLKLPEKNIDYLDLLKEFSREEFAHLHDRIMVRGIAEWLRSVEADVKEDYLRRDSIPLSVLLRVLTEKEISIEEVPSCWLGFKRDKVRIKRFVPLKPLLRVVGYYLAEGYARESKSVYQLSFSMAEKEVREDLKRALREAFGDGFGIYERGGKVTVGSRILYLLFTEVLKAGKNAYSKRVPSLVFTLPREAVAEMLKAYFEGDGSALKSVPRVVAYSVNKALLEDIETLLLAKFGIRGYYTFDNNANRGNARGRLYHVERGTEAPVSKVYALNIAGEHYHRFFNSIGFVSERKNSIYELHAEKSPAQDRYSSQNGWLVKVRRIEYITPKDDFVFSLNAKKYHNVIINESIVTHQCDGDEDAVMLLLDALLNFSKYYLPEKRGGKMDAPLVVTTRLDPREVDSEVHNMDVVRYYPLEFYKATYELKSPKEVKVIERVEDRLGKPEMYEGIKFTHDTDDIGLGPKMSLYKQLGDMEEKVARQLALAERIRAVDEHHVAETIINSHLVPDLRGNLRSFTRQEFRCVKCNTKYRRPPLTGKCPKCGGKIVLTVSKGAIEKYLPTAKMLVTKYRVKDYTRQRICITEKDIKTLFENVFPEKQRTLMGFSADICEKMVKERTGHSNGKNGYLDEFNGKNGKASKKSGSLASKLSGKGKEPSKKKESAKPKRSEKVKNLTSFEAAAKNEQARGTAGNAKKAESEKPKRKKRKGISLDEFFGS; this comes from the coding sequence ATGAGCGAGGAGATTTACTCGCCTGAAATGAAGGCTTACTTCGAGTCACTCCAGCGCGAGATAGACAGGGCCTATGCGATAGCGAGGAAGGCCCGCGCACAGGGTAAGGATCCGAGCTTTGACGTTGAGGTTCCGCAGGCTACTGATATGGCTGGCCGTGTTGAGAGCCTCGTCGGACCGCCCGGCGTGGCCGAGAGGATTAGAGAGCTAGTCAAAGAGTATGGCAAGGAGATAGCTGCCCTTAAAGTTGTTGATGAGATAATCGAGGGCAAGTTCGGTGACCTTGGGAGCAAGGAGAAGTACGCTGAGCAGGCGGTGAGGACTGCCCTGGCAATTCTAACGGAAGGTATAGTTTCCGCTCCACTGGAAGGTATCGCTGACGTTAAAATAAAGCGCAACGAGTGGGCCGACGGGAGCGAGTACTTAGCTCTCTACTATGCCGGCCCGATCAGGAGTTCCGGTGGAACGGCTCAGGCTTTGAGCGTTCTCGTTGGTGATTACGTGAGGAGAAAGCTCGGTCTCGACCGCTTCAAGCCGAGCGATGAACACATTGAGAGGATGGTCGAAGAGGTTGACCTCTACCACAGGGCTGTTACGAGGTTGCAGTACCACCCGGAGGCAGACGAAGTAAGGCTCGCCATGAGGAACATCCCGATCGAGATAACCGGTGAGGAGACCGATAAAGTTGAAGTCTCTCACAGAAACGTCCCCGGTGTTGAGACGAACCACCTCCGCGGCGGTGCCATTCTCGTTCTCGCTGAAGGTGTCCTGCAGAAGGCAAAGAAGCTCGTGAAGTACATAGACAAGATGGGGATCGAGGGCTGGGACTGGATAAAGGAGTTCGTGGAAGCCAAGGAGAAGGGCAAGAGTAGTGAAGAGAATAAAGACGAATCGAAGGCCGAGGACACTGGAACTGAGAGCGTCGCTGAAAAGAAGGAGAATGTCGAGAAGGGTTTCTATTACGAGCTCTACGAGAAGTTCAGGGCCAATATTGCCCCCAACAAGAAGTACACCAAGGAGATAATCGGTGGAAGACCCCTCTTCGCCGAGCCTTCGACCAACGGCGGCTTCAGGCTCAGGTACGGCCGCTCAAGGGTCTCCGGCTTTGCGACCTGGAGCGTCAATCCAGCAACAATGCTCATTCTGGACGAGTTCATAGCAATTGGGACCCAGATGAAGACGGAGAGGCCAGGTAAGGGTTGTATCGTGACTCCAGCGACTACGGTGGAGGGTCCGATCGTCAGGCTCAAGAACGGGAGCGTGGTAAGGGTAGATGACTATGAAACGGCTCTAAAGGTCAGGAACGAGGTTGACGAGATCCTATACGTTGGCGATGCGCTCGTAAACTTCGGCGACTTCGTCGAGAACAACCAGACGCTTCTCCCGGCAAACTACGTCGAGGAGTGGTGGGTTCAGGAGCTAGTACAGGCCATCAAAGACCTCTACGAGGTTGAGCTTCAGCCCTTTGCTGAGAACGACAGGGAAGCCGTAGAGGAAGCGGCTGAGTACCTTGAGGTAGACCCCGATTTCCTGTGGAACCTCTTGAAGGATCCGCTCAGGGTTAAACCAGATGTGGAGACGGCCATTCACCTTTCAACGGTTCTCGACATACCGTTCCACCCGTACTACACCCTCTACTGGAACACCCTTCAGCCGGAAGAGGTCGAGGAACTCCAGAAGGCCCTTCTGGGTGCTCAGATAGAGTGGGCTGAGTTCAGAAAGAACCGCTTCGCGAAGAAGGTCGTCCTTGAGAACGATAAAAATATCAAACGCTACCTTGAGCTCCTCGGCCTGCCCCACAGGCTTGAAAGGGTTGAGAAGAAGAGGAAGGTCATCGTCGTTGAATATCCCTGGAGTGCGGCCCTTCTGACGCCGCTCGGCAACCTTGAGTGGGAGTTCAAGGCAAAGCCCTTCTACACGGTCATAGACATCATCAACGAGAACAACAGGATAAAGCTCCGCGATAGGGGAATAAGCTGGATCGGCGCGAGGATGGGAAGGCCAGAGAAGGCCAAGGAAAGAAAGATGAAGCCGCCGGTCCAGGTTCTCTTCCCGATAGGCCTTGCCGGCGGCCAGAGCAGGGACATCAAGAAAGCCGCCGAGGAAGGAAAAACGGCCAGGGTTGAGATAGCCTTCTTCAAGTGTCCCAAGTGCGGCCACGTCGGGCCGGAGCACCTCTGCCCCGTCTGTGGAACCAGGAAGGAGCTCCTCTGGCACTGCCCGAAGTGTGGAGCGGATTATCCTGAGAGCGATGCAAAGGACTTTAACTACCGCTGTCCGAAGTGCGACGTTGAGCTCAAGCCCTACGCGGAGCGGGAGATAAAGCCCGCCGACCTGTTAAGGCAGGCCATGGACAACGTCAAGGTCTACGGCATAGACAGGCTCAAGGGCGTTAAGGGTATGACCTCCGGCTACAAGATGGCCGAGCCGCTGGAGAAGGGTCTTCTCCGTGTTAAAAACGACGTCTACGTCTTTAAGGATGGTACAATCCGCTTCGACGCGACCGACGCTCCAATAACCCACTTCAAACCTAAGGAGATAGGGACGAGCGTCGAGAAGCTGAGGGAGCTCGGCTACACTCACGACTTCGAGGGGAAGCCCCTCGAGAGGGACGACCAGATACTCGAGCTGAAGGTCCAGGACGTTATTCTGCCCTACGAGGCAGGGAGGTACCTCCTCAAGGTGGCGCGCTTCATCGATGACCTCCTTGAGAAGTTCTACGGATTACCCAGGTTCTACAATGCCGAGAAGATGGAAGACCTTGTGGGTCACCTCGTTATAGGTCTCGCTCCACACACCTCGGCTGGAATCATTGGGAGGATAATCGGCTTTTCAGACGTTCTCGTTGGCTACGCACACCCGTATTACCATGCGGCGAAGAGGAGGAACTGCTTCCCAGGTGACACGAGGATACTCGTCCAGATCAACGGCCTTCCTCAGAGGATAACCCTCAGGGAACTCTACGACCTCTTTGAAGACGAGCGGTACGAAAACATGGCCTACGTGAGAAAGAAGCCGAAGGCGGACGTCAAAGTTTATTCATTTGACCCAGAGAGCGGAAAGGTCGTCCTTACTGACATAGAGGACGTCATAAAGGCTCCATCGACGGATCATTTGATAAGGTTCGAGCTTGAGCTCGGCAGGAGCTTTGAGACGACTGTTGACCATCCGGTGCTTGTCTACGAAAACGGCAAGTTCGTTGAGAAGAGGGCCTTTGAGGTTAGGGAAGGAGATAGAATCCTCGTGCCTAATTTGAAGCTTCCTGAAAAGAACATTGACTACCTTGATCTGCTAAAAGAGTTCTCCAGAGAGGAGTTTGCTCATCTTCACGATAGGATAATGGTTCGTGGAATAGCAGAGTGGCTCCGCTCAGTTGAGGCTGATGTAAAAGAAGACTACCTGCGCAGAGACTCCATACCTTTGAGCGTCCTTCTAAGGGTTCTCACGGAGAAAGAGATATCCATTGAGGAAGTACCTTCCTGCTGGCTTGGATTTAAGCGCGATAAAGTAAGAATCAAGCGGTTCGTACCTCTCAAACCTCTCCTCCGCGTCGTTGGGTACTACCTTGCCGAGGGCTATGCAAGAGAAAGCAAGAGTGTCTATCAGCTGAGCTTCTCGATGGCAGAGAAGGAGGTTAGGGAAGACCTCAAGAGGGCACTCAGAGAAGCTTTCGGGGACGGTTTTGGTATCTACGAGAGGGGAGGGAAAGTTACAGTTGGCTCGCGTATTCTCTACCTGCTGTTTACGGAAGTTCTGAAGGCTGGAAAGAACGCATACAGCAAGCGCGTTCCGTCTCTTGTTTTCACACTGCCACGTGAAGCCGTTGCAGAGATGCTTAAGGCATACTTCGAGGGAGATGGAAGTGCCCTTAAGTCCGTGCCTCGTGTGGTAGCGTATAGTGTTAATAAGGCCCTCCTTGAGGACATTGAGACACTGTTGCTTGCCAAGTTCGGCATTCGTGGCTATTACACCTTTGACAATAATGCCAATAGAGGCAACGCTCGCGGGAGACTGTATCACGTTGAACGCGGAACTGAGGCTCCAGTTTCAAAAGTCTACGCCCTTAACATTGCAGGTGAGCACTACCACAGGTTCTTCAATAGCATTGGCTTTGTGAGTGAACGCAAGAACTCAATCTATGAGCTTCATGCTGAGAAATCTCCAGCTCAGGATAGATATTCCTCACAGAATGGCTGGCTGGTGAAAGTCAGGCGCATTGAATACATCACACCAAAAGATGATTTCGTGTTCTCTTTAAACGCTAAAAAGTATCATAATGTGATAATTAACGAAAGTATTGTAACACACCAATGCGACGGCGACGAAGACGCTGTAATGCTCCTCCTCGATGCCCTCCTCAACTTCAGCAAATACTATCTGCCCGAAAAGCGCGGCGGCAAGATGGACGCTCCTCTGGTCGTTACCACCCGTCTTGACCCGAGGGAGGTAGACAGCGAGGTTCACAACATGGATGTGGTCAGGTACTATCCTCTCGAGTTCTACAAGGCCACCTACGAGCTCAAGTCTCCAAAGGAAGTGAAGGTCATAGAGCGCGTTGAGGACCGCCTGGGCAAGCCCGAGATGTACGAGGGGATAAAGTTCACCCACGATACGGACGACATTGGTCTCGGCCCGAAGATGAGCCTGTACAAACAGCTCGGCGACATGGAGGAGAAGGTCGCCAGACAGCTCGCTCTGGCAGAGAGGATAAGGGCCGTGGATGAGCACCACGTTGCTGAAACGATAATCAACTCTCACCTCGTTCCGGACCTTAGAGGCAACCTTAGGAGCTTCACGAGGCAGGAGTTCCGCTGCGTCAAGTGCAACACGAAGTACAGAAGGCCACCTTTGACCGGCAAGTGCCCGAAGTGCGGCGGAAAGATAGTCCTCACCGTCAGCAAGGGTGCAATAGAAAAGTACCTGCCCACGGCCAAGATGCTCGTTACTAAGTACAGAGTAAAGGACTACACGAGGCAGAGGATATGCATAACCGAGAAGGACATAAAGACGCTCTTCGAGAACGTCTTTCCTGAGAAACAGAGGACCCTCATGGGCTTCTCGGCGGACATCTGCGAGAAGATGGTCAAGGAGAGGACGGGTCATTCCAACGGAAAGAACGGCTACCTCGACGAGTTCAACGGGAAGAACGGAAAGGCCAGCAAAAAGTCTGGGAGTTTAGCCTCAAAGCTCTCTGGAAAAGGCAAAGAACCCTCGAAAAAGAAGGAGAGTGCAAAACCCAAACGCTCCGAGAAGGTCAAGAACCTCACCAGCTTTGAAGCGGCCGCTAAGAATGAGCAGGCAAGAGGAACGGCAGGGAACGCTAAGAAGGCTGAGAGTGAGAAGCCAAAGAGAAAGAAGCGGAAAGGCATAAGCCTCGACGAGTTCTTCGGCTCGTAA
- a CDS encoding tRNA(Phe) 7-((3-amino-3-carboxypropyl)-4-demethylwyosine(37)-N(4))-methyltransferase Taw3 yields MKAKREALQSLFTAMRDGKVDGDIIDLLLLINSIKGIYTTSSCSGRIGIIEEPALGAKPLSRWLIKVHRPIEFEEAKEALKNAKEGIIFLKSQPPIFHVVAEDLEKARKLHELGLASGFKYTTFKVISKRYLVEINATEYLTAPLGRDGRVLVDDGYLRFAVEIGNEMLRRSKGRLPRLEENFRRLREELGTDELFYELVEEYKIRENWELP; encoded by the coding sequence ATGAAAGCCAAGCGAGAAGCCCTTCAAAGCCTGTTCACGGCCATGAGAGATGGAAAGGTTGACGGGGACATAATAGACCTCCTCCTGCTCATCAACTCCATTAAGGGCATCTACACTACCTCCTCCTGCTCGGGAAGGATAGGCATCATTGAAGAGCCCGCTCTGGGGGCAAAGCCCCTCTCCCGCTGGCTGATAAAAGTCCACAGGCCGATTGAGTTCGAAGAGGCTAAGGAGGCCCTGAAGAACGCGAAGGAGGGCATAATTTTCCTCAAGAGCCAGCCCCCGATCTTCCACGTCGTTGCTGAAGACCTTGAGAAGGCCAGGAAGCTCCACGAGCTCGGCCTGGCCTCGGGCTTCAAGTACACTACCTTCAAGGTTATCTCAAAGCGCTATCTTGTTGAGATAAACGCCACTGAGTACCTGACGGCACCGCTCGGCAGGGACGGCAGAGTTCTCGTCGATGACGGCTACCTCCGCTTTGCGGTTGAGATAGGCAACGAGATGCTGAGGCGCTCAAAGGGCAGACTTCCCCGCCTTGAAGAGAACTTCAGAAGGCTAAGGGAAGAGCTTGGAACGGACGAGCTTTTCTATGAGCTTGTGGAAGAGTATAAAATCAGAGAAAACTGGGAACTCCCCTAA